A single genomic interval of Cupriavidus necator harbors:
- a CDS encoding DUF3311 domain-containing protein, producing the protein MLKLFIGLGLPFIGVIGMLPWVAAVERFVLGVPFIYAWIFAWFVLTSGCMLACWLLFDRHAADAAHEA; encoded by the coding sequence ATGCTCAAGCTGTTTATCGGCCTAGGCCTGCCGTTTATCGGCGTCATCGGAATGCTGCCCTGGGTGGCGGCTGTCGAGCGCTTCGTGCTCGGCGTGCCCTTCATCTACGCCTGGATCTTTGCCTGGTTCGTGCTGACCTCCGGCTGCATGCTGGCGTGCTGGCTGCTGTTCGACCGCCACGCCGCCGACGCGGCGCATGAAGCCTGA
- a CDS encoding c-type cytochrome, whose translation MHRSITPVLLALALLGAGSASAAPQDIKLPAENVKLKPAKLPGYGIAMQKCAICHSADYVSYQPPGLSLTQWTAEMKKMQQAYGAPIDDGEVEQLGAYLAVAYGSARIKDPEIVAIAQKAGKPAPATPAAASAPAAAAVDVQGLLARNACLSCHSVTQKVVGPAYHEVATRYKGDAQAQAKLEASIRGGSSGKWGSVPMPPFAGLKADEVKALAAYVRQQ comes from the coding sequence ATGCATCGATCCATCACCCCAGTGCTGCTCGCGCTCGCCCTGCTGGGCGCGGGCAGCGCGTCCGCGGCCCCCCAGGACATCAAGCTGCCGGCGGAGAACGTCAAGCTCAAACCCGCCAAGCTGCCCGGCTACGGCATCGCCATGCAGAAATGCGCGATCTGCCATTCGGCCGACTACGTCTCCTACCAGCCGCCCGGCCTGAGCCTGACGCAGTGGACCGCCGAGATGAAGAAAATGCAGCAGGCCTATGGTGCGCCGATCGACGATGGCGAGGTCGAGCAGCTCGGCGCCTACCTCGCGGTGGCCTACGGCTCCGCCAGGATCAAGGACCCGGAGATCGTGGCGATCGCGCAGAAGGCGGGCAAGCCCGCGCCGGCCACACCCGCGGCCGCCTCGGCGCCTGCCGCCGCCGCGGTGGACGTGCAGGGCCTGCTGGCCAGGAACGCCTGCCTGAGCTGCCACAGCGTGACGCAGAAGGTGGTCGGCCCGGCTTATCACGAAGTCGCCACCCGCTACAAGGGCGATGCGCAGGCACAGGCCAAGCTGGAAGCCAGCATCCGCGGCGGCAGCAGCGGCAAATGGGGATCGGTGCCGATGCCGCCGTTTGCCGGCTTGAAGGCGGATGAGGTCAAGGCGCTGGCGGCGTACGTGCGGCAGCAATAG
- a CDS encoding sodium:solute symporter family protein, translating into MTTAVFVGFIVFSLYLAIRSKKGHGAQSVHDFFVASRQFGAYLVFFLAAGEIYSIGTMVGFPGGIYAKGPTYGVWFLGYILLAYPLGYFLGPKIWQAGARYNAITLPDLFKGHYGSRALELIVAGSAILFLLPWGQLQFTGLVAALKGLGWEFEPVYLVMISAALAFTYIAISGVRASAYIAILKDILMVVAIVVTGVAVGWKAGVGEVFHAASMQVSNQMNDTQLRFSMSTMLFQALGFYVMPFAVQNFFTAKSANTIRRTQVAMPLYMLMYPFLVLASYYAISQNLQLASPNEAFFAAAVRLLPDWLLGLVTAGAALSGLLVLAGICLAIGPIVTRNLLPGMPEARQKQGAKVVIVIYLVLSIAMTLATPNLMLTLINTTYYGVTQFFPGVLVILFSLKVRPLAIALGIVTGQALAIALYVQQVDFGGINLGLVSLGVNLLVTALVNYTPRLARVQAA; encoded by the coding sequence ATGACCACAGCGGTATTCGTCGGCTTCATTGTCTTCTCGCTCTACCTCGCCATCCGCTCGAAGAAAGGCCACGGCGCGCAGAGCGTGCATGACTTCTTCGTGGCGTCGCGGCAGTTCGGCGCCTACCTGGTGTTCTTCCTCGCGGCGGGCGAGATCTACAGCATCGGCACGATGGTGGGCTTTCCCGGTGGCATCTACGCCAAGGGACCGACCTACGGGGTCTGGTTCCTCGGCTACATCCTGCTGGCGTATCCGCTCGGCTATTTCCTCGGGCCCAAGATCTGGCAGGCGGGCGCGCGCTATAACGCGATCACGCTGCCAGACCTGTTCAAGGGCCACTATGGCAGCCGTGCGCTGGAGCTGATCGTGGCGGGCTCGGCGATCCTGTTCCTGCTGCCCTGGGGCCAGCTGCAGTTCACCGGGCTGGTGGCGGCGCTCAAGGGGCTGGGCTGGGAGTTCGAGCCGGTGTACCTGGTGATGATCTCGGCGGCACTGGCCTTTACCTACATTGCCATCTCCGGCGTGCGCGCATCGGCCTATATCGCCATCCTCAAGGACATCCTGATGGTGGTGGCGATCGTCGTCACCGGCGTTGCGGTGGGCTGGAAGGCGGGCGTGGGCGAAGTGTTCCATGCCGCCAGCATGCAGGTCAGCAACCAGATGAATGACACCCAGCTGCGCTTCTCGATGAGCACCATGCTGTTCCAGGCGCTGGGCTTCTACGTGATGCCGTTCGCGGTGCAGAACTTCTTCACGGCCAAGAGCGCCAACACCATCCGGCGCACGCAGGTGGCGATGCCGCTGTACATGCTGATGTATCCGTTCCTGGTGCTGGCGTCGTACTACGCGATCAGCCAGAACCTGCAGCTCGCCTCCCCCAACGAGGCCTTCTTCGCGGCCGCGGTGCGGCTGTTGCCGGACTGGCTGCTCGGACTGGTGACCGCCGGCGCGGCGCTGTCGGGACTGCTGGTGCTGGCCGGCATCTGCCTGGCGATCGGCCCCATCGTCACGCGCAACCTGCTGCCGGGCATGCCCGAGGCGCGCCAGAAGCAGGGCGCCAAGGTGGTGATTGTGATCTACCTGGTGCTGTCGATCGCCATGACACTGGCCACGCCGAACCTGATGCTGACGCTGATCAATACCACCTACTACGGCGTGACGCAGTTCTTCCCTGGCGTGCTGGTGATCCTGTTCTCGCTGAAGGTGCGTCCGCTGGCGATTGCGCTCGGCATCGTCACCGGCCAGGCACTGGCGATCGCGCTGTATGTGCAGCAGGTCGACTTCGGCGGCATCAACCTCGGGCTGGTCAGCCTGGGCGTCAACCTGCTGGTGACCGCGCTGGTGAACTACACGCCCCGACTGGCCCGCGTGCAGGCGGCGTGA
- a CDS encoding uracil-xanthine permease family protein has product MSHPAPAPVDERLPWRRLFVFGLQHVLVMAASPIASVFLMSKALNFPPALAVQLLSATFVICGLGTLLQSLGKRGIGARLPFVMLPGGAPIVLFILIAQQTDVQTAAGAVILTGVFYFCVLPVFRRCLRYFPPVVVGTMLLLVAINLAQVSGKLVAGHPAAGSTVDPLNLLLAFATIACTVAASRLLSGMLAQLAILLGLLGGALVAGLAGAFQPGHVSMSPVFALPTPFPFGWPHFDVVAAIPLMVFAVISMVEATGQTLAISDAVGRPVDQQRDVPRTIRADALTSLLGGMFGTSLIITSGENIGIVRATGVRSRFVTAMSGAILVVFGLLVPVSSLISAIPEAVVGGTGLVVFCIVGTMGIDMLRKVDLRDHANMYVVAVALAVGLLPILVPGIYGGLPANVRILVGNGVAMGAITAALLNFLFFHTGLRAAAAGAVARDDAAATH; this is encoded by the coding sequence ATGTCCCACCCCGCCCCCGCGCCGGTGGATGAACGGCTGCCATGGCGGCGCCTGTTTGTCTTCGGGCTTCAACACGTACTGGTCATGGCCGCGTCGCCGATCGCGTCCGTCTTCCTGATGAGCAAGGCGCTGAACTTCCCGCCCGCGCTGGCGGTGCAGCTGCTGAGCGCCACCTTTGTGATCTGCGGCCTCGGCACGCTGTTGCAGTCGCTGGGCAAGCGCGGCATCGGTGCCCGGCTGCCGTTCGTGATGCTGCCCGGCGGCGCCCCGATCGTGCTGTTTATCCTGATCGCGCAGCAGACCGACGTGCAGACCGCTGCCGGCGCGGTGATCCTGACCGGCGTGTTCTACTTCTGCGTGCTGCCGGTGTTCCGGCGCTGTCTGCGCTATTTCCCGCCGGTGGTGGTGGGGACGATGCTGCTGCTGGTGGCGATCAACCTGGCGCAGGTATCCGGCAAGCTGGTTGCCGGCCACCCGGCCGCGGGCAGCACGGTGGACCCGCTCAACCTGCTGCTGGCGTTCGCCACCATTGCCTGCACCGTGGCGGCATCGCGCCTGCTGTCGGGCATGCTGGCGCAGCTGGCGATCCTGCTGGGGCTGCTGGGCGGTGCGCTGGTGGCCGGGCTGGCCGGCGCGTTCCAGCCTGGCCATGTGTCGATGTCGCCCGTGTTCGCGTTGCCCACGCCGTTCCCGTTCGGGTGGCCGCATTTCGATGTGGTGGCGGCAATCCCGCTGATGGTGTTCGCCGTGATCTCGATGGTGGAGGCCACCGGCCAGACGCTGGCGATCAGCGATGCCGTGGGCCGGCCGGTTGACCAGCAGCGCGACGTGCCGCGCACCATCCGCGCCGATGCGCTGACTTCGCTGCTGGGCGGGATGTTCGGCACCTCGCTGATCATCACCAGCGGCGAGAACATCGGCATCGTGCGTGCCACCGGCGTGCGCTCGCGCTTCGTCACGGCGATGTCGGGCGCGATCCTGGTGGTGTTCGGGCTGCTGGTGCCGGTGTCGTCGCTGATCAGCGCGATTCCCGAGGCCGTGGTCGGCGGTACCGGGCTGGTGGTGTTCTGCATCGTCGGCACCATGGGCATCGACATGCTGCGCAAGGTGGACCTGCGCGACCACGCCAATATGTACGTGGTGGCCGTGGCGCTGGCCGTGGGCCTGCTGCCGATCCTGGTGCCCGGCATCTATGGCGGCCTGCCGGCCAATGTGCGCATCCTGGTGGGCAATGGCGTGGCCATGGGGGCCATTACCGCGGCGCTGCTCAACTTCCTGTTTTTCCATACGGGCCTGCGAGCCGCGGCAGCGGGCGCGGTTGCCCGCGACGATGCCGCCGCCACGCATTGA
- a CDS encoding sulfite exporter TauE/SafE family protein, whose amino-acid sequence MDMTLFSVGVAVFTGALVQGATGMGFALIVVPVLALAAPAMLPGALLLAMLPLNAYVAWRERHAIDMRGAGWISAGRLAGTFGGLWVLVAMPMAWLNALVGGSTIAAAVVSLLAPAFTPGRLTFASTGLITGVTETATGVGGPPLALAYQHAPVATLRATVALCFLVGEAISLVVLALSDRLGMEQVLYAIGLLPVLMVGMVASHLVHKRINQRMLRIGVLVFALVSGAVVLLRG is encoded by the coding sequence ATGGACATGACGTTGTTCAGCGTCGGCGTGGCGGTCTTTACCGGCGCGCTGGTCCAGGGTGCGACCGGCATGGGCTTCGCGCTGATCGTGGTGCCGGTGCTGGCGCTGGCCGCGCCGGCAATGCTGCCCGGCGCGCTGCTGCTGGCGATGCTGCCGCTCAACGCCTATGTGGCCTGGCGCGAACGCCATGCCATCGATATGCGCGGGGCCGGCTGGATCAGCGCCGGGCGGCTGGCCGGCACCTTCGGCGGGCTGTGGGTGCTGGTGGCGATGCCGATGGCATGGCTCAACGCGCTGGTCGGCGGCAGCACCATTGCCGCAGCGGTGGTGTCATTGCTGGCGCCGGCCTTTACGCCGGGGCGGCTGACCTTTGCCTCGACCGGCCTGATCACCGGCGTGACCGAGACCGCAACCGGTGTCGGCGGCCCGCCGCTGGCGCTGGCCTACCAGCATGCGCCGGTCGCGACGCTGCGCGCCACCGTGGCGCTGTGCTTCCTGGTCGGTGAAGCGATCTCGCTGGTGGTGCTGGCGCTGAGCGACCGGCTCGGCATGGAGCAGGTGCTCTATGCCATCGGGCTGCTGCCGGTGCTGATGGTCGGCATGGTGGCCAGCCACCTGGTGCACAAGCGCATCAACCAGCGCATGCTGCGCATCGGCGTGCTGGTGTTTGCGCTGGTTTCCGGTGCGGTGGTGCTGCTGCGCGGTTAG
- a CDS encoding ArsR/SmtB family transcription factor, with product MANHCAEFADVSQAVDISPLSDVFYALADPTRRAIVSVLGRGPETVSALAAPFTMALPSFMKHLQVLERSGLIRSRKTGRVRTCELVPQPLSDAQQWLADQRAMWEARTDRLAALVEALHQEEQSDAE from the coding sequence ATGGCTAACCATTGTGCCGAGTTTGCTGACGTGTCCCAGGCTGTCGATATTTCCCCGCTTTCCGACGTGTTCTACGCGCTGGCGGACCCGACCCGCCGCGCCATCGTCAGCGTGCTCGGCCGCGGGCCGGAAACGGTCTCGGCGCTGGCGGCACCGTTCACGATGGCACTGCCCTCGTTCATGAAGCACCTGCAGGTGCTGGAGCGCAGCGGCCTGATCCGCTCGCGCAAGACGGGGCGCGTGCGCACTTGCGAACTGGTACCGCAACCGCTGTCAGACGCGCAGCAATGGCTGGCCGACCAGCGCGCCATGTGGGAGGCCCGTACCGACCGCCTGGCCGCTCTTGTCGAAGCCCTTCATCAGGAGGAACAGTCAGATGCCGAATGA
- a CDS encoding substrate-binding domain-containing protein, with translation MTESTPDRPRRITIHDVARAAGVSLTTVSHALNDRGVLDPATRARVKRVAAELGYRPSVRAQRLQSGRANCIALLSSMPFAVAGGTSRLGFMMEVAAIAAEAAMGRGLGVVLVPPLEGAGGLLDTLDIDGAIVIEPIAGDPHIARLRERGVSIVSIGREPLTDTPVPCVDLQSADTARLLLAHLHGHGRRHIGLMIGAAPRQSYVETERAYREFTQAMGLPCHIVKAAEEHGEAAGADACAQLLAQMPALDALCAPVDAFAVGAMAHLQALGKHVPDDVLVVTRYDGIRARSAQPPITAVNLHLERVASLAVELLFAHLSGDRSRDVITGPAPELVVRASSTPGV, from the coding sequence ATGACCGAATCCACGCCAGACCGCCCTCGCCGCATCACCATCCATGACGTCGCCCGCGCCGCCGGCGTGTCGCTGACCACGGTGTCGCACGCGCTGAACGACCGTGGCGTGCTGGACCCGGCCACGCGTGCGCGCGTCAAGCGCGTTGCCGCCGAGCTGGGCTACCGTCCCAGCGTGCGCGCGCAGCGGCTGCAGTCGGGCCGCGCCAACTGCATCGCGCTGTTGTCGTCGATGCCATTCGCGGTGGCGGGCGGCACATCGCGGCTCGGCTTCATGATGGAAGTGGCGGCGATTGCCGCCGAGGCGGCAATGGGGCGCGGCCTGGGCGTGGTGCTGGTGCCACCGCTGGAAGGCGCGGGGGGCCTGCTCGATACATTGGATATCGACGGCGCGATCGTGATCGAGCCGATTGCGGGCGACCCACATATCGCGCGGCTGCGCGAGCGCGGCGTCAGCATCGTGTCGATCGGACGCGAGCCGCTGACCGACACGCCGGTGCCTTGCGTCGACCTGCAATCGGCCGACACCGCCCGGCTGCTGCTGGCGCACTTGCACGGGCACGGGCGCCGGCATATCGGCCTGATGATCGGCGCGGCGCCGCGCCAGTCGTATGTGGAAACCGAACGCGCTTACCGCGAGTTCACGCAGGCAATGGGCCTGCCCTGCCATATCGTCAAGGCAGCCGAGGAACACGGCGAAGCCGCGGGCGCCGACGCCTGCGCGCAATTGCTGGCGCAGATGCCGGCGCTCGATGCGCTGTGCGCGCCGGTGGATGCGTTTGCGGTGGGCGCCATGGCCCACCTGCAAGCGCTGGGCAAGCACGTGCCCGACGATGTGCTGGTGGTGACGCGCTATGACGGCATCCGCGCCCGCAGCGCGCAGCCGCCGATCACCGCGGTCAACCTGCACCTGGAGCGCGTGGCATCGCTGGCCGTGGAGCTGCTGTTCGCACACCTGTCCGGCGACCGCAGCCGCGACGTGATCACCGGGCCCGCGCCCGAACTGGTGGTGCGGGCATCGTCCACGCCAGGCGTCTAG
- a CDS encoding LysR family transcriptional regulator yields the protein MDTQKLLHLLAVVEHGTFSEAARAVHLTQPALSRSIRALEDELKAPLFDRGARRARLTVFGELVAERARRMRLEERQLRRDLDLLRGAEEGSLTIGVAPAPAALLLTPFLIHMAQAHARIKVRTESGATSALLEALRNETIDAIVGDAYVLRAADDIDVEPLGELPAGLVCRAGHPILRKRRIDIETIRAYPVATTTLSTVISRQLAELWGPGAAPDKLFTLHCDNLDMLRSVTLASDTLLFGVLSITRQERAAGLMAEVPMPPDPRRCGRYGIARMAARSLSPALEVLYRFTREHWKALSSEAGGANARR from the coding sequence ATGGACACACAGAAACTTCTGCACCTGCTCGCCGTGGTCGAGCACGGCACGTTCTCCGAAGCGGCCCGTGCCGTGCACCTGACCCAGCCGGCGCTGAGCCGCAGCATCCGCGCGCTGGAAGACGAACTCAAGGCGCCGCTCTTTGACCGCGGCGCGCGGCGCGCGCGCCTGACGGTGTTCGGCGAACTGGTGGCCGAACGCGCGCGCCGCATGCGGCTGGAAGAACGCCAGTTGCGGCGCGACCTGGACCTGCTGCGCGGCGCCGAGGAAGGCTCGCTGACGATCGGGGTGGCGCCCGCGCCGGCGGCGCTGCTGCTGACGCCGTTCCTGATCCACATGGCGCAGGCCCACGCGCGCATCAAGGTGCGCACCGAGAGCGGCGCCACCAGCGCCCTGCTGGAGGCCCTGCGCAACGAGACCATCGACGCCATCGTCGGCGATGCCTATGTGCTGCGTGCGGCCGACGACATCGACGTGGAGCCACTGGGTGAATTGCCCGCAGGTCTTGTATGCCGCGCCGGGCATCCGATCCTGCGCAAGCGCCGCATCGATATCGAGACCATCCGCGCCTACCCGGTGGCAACCACCACGCTCAGCACCGTCATCAGCCGGCAACTGGCGGAGCTATGGGGGCCGGGCGCCGCGCCGGACAAGCTCTTCACCCTGCATTGCGACAACCTCGACATGCTGCGCAGCGTGACGCTGGCCAGCGATACGCTGCTGTTCGGCGTACTCTCGATCACGCGGCAGGAGCGCGCCGCGGGGCTGATGGCCGAAGTGCCGATGCCGCCCGATCCGCGCCGCTGCGGCCGCTATGGCATTGCACGCATGGCGGCGCGCTCGCTGTCGCCGGCGCTGGAGGTGCTCTATCGGTTCACGCGCGAACACTGGAAAGCGCTGTCGTCCGAAGCTGGCGGTGCCAACGCGCGCCGCTGA
- a CDS encoding molybdopterin-dependent oxidoreductase: MRDKNSPAESADPAQPLPARRRIVQGAGLLALGATPLGALAARISDGVTLADGPRPLVRYPGKRPLVRVSTRPPHLETPFSAFNEGPITANDAFFVRYHLANIPLSVDLATFRLTVGGHVNKPLKLSLDELKRLADPVDIVAVNQCSGNSRGFSEPRVFGAQLANGAMGNARWTGVPLRKVLEHAGVKAGAKVVTFNGMDTPVLPSTPDFRKSLDIAHAMNGEPMLAWGMNGEDLPLLNGYPVKLVVPGYFGTYWIKHLSEIEVLDHPFEGHDAFFMTKGYRVPDNDCQCVAPGTPASKTRPISTLAVRSFITSVGAGGVLPAGRTVELKGIAFDGGSGIRGVEVSVDGGQSWQAATLGQDLGRFSFRAWQLPVKFARKGPAVLMVRATSVQGEVQPAKANWNPAGYRRNVIESTPVTIA, from the coding sequence ATGCGAGACAAGAACAGTCCGGCGGAATCTGCCGACCCCGCCCAGCCGCTGCCGGCCCGGCGCCGCATCGTCCAGGGCGCGGGCCTGCTCGCCCTCGGCGCCACCCCGCTCGGCGCACTGGCCGCGCGCATCAGCGACGGCGTCACGCTGGCCGACGGCCCCCGCCCGCTGGTGCGCTATCCGGGCAAGCGCCCGCTGGTGCGCGTCAGCACCCGGCCGCCACACCTTGAGACGCCCTTCTCCGCGTTCAACGAGGGGCCGATCACCGCCAACGACGCCTTCTTCGTGCGCTACCACCTGGCCAACATTCCGCTGTCTGTAGACCTTGCCACCTTCCGCCTGACGGTCGGCGGCCACGTCAACAAGCCGCTGAAGCTGTCGCTCGATGAACTGAAGCGGCTGGCCGATCCGGTGGACATCGTCGCCGTGAACCAGTGTTCAGGCAACAGCCGCGGCTTCTCCGAGCCGCGCGTGTTCGGTGCCCAACTTGCCAACGGCGCAATGGGCAATGCGCGCTGGACCGGCGTGCCGCTGCGCAAGGTGCTGGAGCACGCGGGCGTCAAGGCCGGCGCCAAGGTGGTCACGTTCAACGGGATGGATACGCCGGTGTTGCCGAGCACGCCGGACTTCCGCAAGTCGCTCGATATCGCCCATGCCATGAACGGCGAGCCGATGCTGGCCTGGGGCATGAACGGCGAAGACCTGCCGCTGCTCAACGGCTACCCCGTCAAGCTGGTGGTGCCGGGCTACTTCGGCACCTACTGGATCAAACACCTGTCCGAGATCGAGGTGCTGGACCACCCGTTCGAAGGCCATGATGCGTTCTTCATGACCAAGGGCTATCGCGTACCGGATAACGACTGCCAATGCGTGGCGCCGGGCACCCCCGCCAGCAAGACGCGACCGATCTCGACGCTGGCGGTACGCAGCTTCATCACCAGCGTGGGCGCCGGCGGCGTGCTGCCCGCCGGGCGCACGGTGGAGCTGAAAGGCATTGCCTTCGATGGCGGCTCCGGCATCCGCGGCGTCGAGGTCTCGGTGGACGGCGGGCAGAGCTGGCAGGCCGCGACGCTGGGCCAGGACCTGGGGCGCTTCTCGTTCCGCGCCTGGCAACTGCCGGTGAAGTTCGCGCGCAAGGGCCCGGCGGTGCTGATGGTGCGCGCCACCAGCGTCCAGGGCGAGGTGCAGCCCGCCAAGGCCAACTGGAACCCGGCCGGCTATCGCCGCAACGTCATTGAATCCACGCCGGTCACCATCGCCTGA
- a CDS encoding SRPBCC family protein: protein MPNENAASPESQDLVISRLLKAPRAKVWRAWSDPKLLKEWWCPKPWTTEVLAFDMRPGGAFHTLMKGPDGGVSDNPGCFLEIVPMEKIVSTSALVAGYRPNKPWLSMTAVITMADEGDGTRYIARVMHPDEATRKQHEELGFYEGWGICITQLDEFAQQLK from the coding sequence ATGCCGAATGAAAACGCCGCCAGCCCTGAAAGCCAGGACCTGGTCATCTCGCGCCTGCTCAAGGCCCCGCGTGCCAAGGTCTGGCGTGCATGGAGCGATCCCAAGCTGCTCAAGGAATGGTGGTGCCCCAAACCCTGGACCACCGAGGTCCTGGCCTTCGACATGCGCCCCGGCGGCGCCTTCCATACCCTCATGAAAGGCCCGGACGGCGGCGTCAGCGACAACCCGGGATGCTTCCTCGAGATCGTGCCGATGGAGAAGATCGTCTCCACCTCGGCCCTGGTGGCCGGGTACCGGCCCAACAAGCCGTGGCTGTCGATGACCGCGGTCATCACCATGGCCGACGAGGGTGACGGCACCCGCTACATTGCGCGCGTGATGCATCCGGACGAGGCCACGCGCAAGCAGCATGAGGAGCTGGGGTTCTATGAAGGCTGGGGCATCTGCATTACGCAGCTGGATGAGTTTGCGCAGCAGTTGAAGTAG
- a CDS encoding amidohydrolase family protein: MTDRSDSTPAWPGDTNPALVPDSFRQPRILLPEWTLLRQGTVRGHAVVVEGGRFTAVGTAAEVAARFPELETLPLPRMLLMPGMIDTHHHLTQSFGKSLVFGEPSEIFRRVWVPLEGSLKAEHLYLSSKLAALEALRGGFTTVVDAGTRSDAGLDAVARAVADAGVRCVLGLICNDKPGAETLDAAPILRRAAAHLDKYASDPLVAPSLAISIPEVASDAMLHHVYQLCAESGRIFQTHANEHLVAVERSLNACGRRPIEHLAAVGALGPAALLAHATLVTPQEIRLLADTGSAVAYNPVASAWKGNAVAPAETMATFGVRLGLGTDGTRSDGFRLLDYAEAAQRFAFGIGVGDSSCGAGWRWVDMATHDAADVAGLGALTGEIAAGKRADFLLVDLDVPELTPSWDLTWELVRLANRDQIRAVFVDGSLRLWQGWPTDWDARALMRAIHAMAEDTVANAPIRKLHEAADVHRVRHAGTEAS; the protein is encoded by the coding sequence ATGACTGATCGTTCTGACTCGACGCCGGCCTGGCCCGGCGATACCAACCCGGCCCTGGTGCCGGACAGCTTCAGGCAGCCGCGCATCCTGCTGCCGGAATGGACCTTGCTGCGCCAGGGCACGGTACGCGGCCACGCGGTGGTGGTGGAGGGCGGCCGCTTCACGGCAGTGGGCACGGCCGCGGAAGTCGCCGCGCGCTTCCCCGAGCTGGAAACCCTGCCGCTGCCGCGCATGCTGCTGATGCCCGGCATGATCGACACGCACCACCACCTGACGCAGTCGTTCGGCAAGTCGCTGGTGTTCGGCGAACCATCGGAGATCTTCCGGCGCGTGTGGGTGCCGCTGGAAGGCAGCCTGAAGGCGGAGCACCTGTACCTGTCGTCCAAGCTGGCGGCGCTGGAAGCGCTGCGCGGCGGCTTCACCACCGTGGTCGATGCCGGCACGCGCAGCGACGCCGGGCTGGATGCGGTCGCGCGCGCGGTCGCCGATGCCGGCGTGCGCTGCGTGCTGGGCCTGATCTGCAACGACAAGCCCGGCGCCGAAACGCTCGACGCCGCGCCGATCCTGCGCCGCGCCGCCGCCCACTTGGACAAGTACGCCAGCGATCCGCTGGTGGCCCCGTCGCTGGCGATCTCGATTCCCGAGGTGGCCTCCGACGCGATGCTGCACCACGTCTACCAGTTGTGCGCCGAGTCCGGCCGCATCTTCCAGACCCATGCCAACGAGCACCTGGTGGCGGTGGAGCGCTCGCTCAACGCCTGCGGGCGCCGTCCGATCGAACATCTCGCCGCAGTCGGCGCACTGGGTCCGGCGGCACTGCTGGCGCATGCCACGCTGGTGACGCCGCAAGAGATCCGCTTGCTGGCCGACACCGGCAGCGCGGTGGCTTACAACCCCGTGGCCAGCGCCTGGAAGGGCAACGCCGTGGCACCGGCCGAGACCATGGCTACCTTCGGTGTGCGCCTGGGCCTGGGCACCGATGGCACCCGCAGCGACGGCTTCCGCCTGCTGGACTATGCCGAGGCCGCCCAGCGCTTCGCCTTCGGCATCGGCGTGGGCGATTCCTCCTGCGGCGCGGGCTGGCGCTGGGTCGACATGGCCACGCACGACGCGGCCGATGTGGCGGGTCTCGGTGCGCTCACCGGCGAGATCGCCGCGGGCAAGCGCGCCGACTTCCTGCTGGTCGACCTGGACGTGCCTGAGCTGACGCCGTCCTGGGACCTGACCTGGGAACTGGTGCGCCTGGCCAACCGCGACCAGATCCGCGCGGTCTTTGTCGATGGCAGCCTGCGCCTGTGGCAGGGCTGGCCCACGGACTGGGACGCACGCGCGCTGATGCGGGCGATCCACGCCATGGCCGAGGACACCGTCGCCAACGCCCCGATCCGCAAGCTGCATGAAGCCGCGGACGTGCACCGAGTCCGCCATGCCGGCACGGAGGCATCCTGA